Sequence from the Armatimonadota bacterium genome:
CGGCCGGTTATTATTGGGCATGGCCCGGACTCTGAGCGCTGACCGCGCGCACACGCATCGAGTCGCTCTGTGAGGAGCCGCTCGATCTCGGTCATTCGCGCGATGGCCTCTTTGATGCTCCTCACGCGCGCTTTCGCGAAGAGTGAGATGGTTTCGCACCGATCCGGCTCCTCCGCGACGTTGAGCATCCGACGAATCTCCACGAGCGAGAATCCGAGCCGCTTTGCGGCGAGCACAGTCTCCACACGCTCGATCGAGCCGTCGTCGTACTCCCGATACCCGGCTTCCGTCCGCCGTGTGGCAGGCAAGAGTCCACGGCTCTCGTAGTACCGAAGGGTCGAGCTACTTAGCCCAGTTCGCTCCGCCAGTTCACCGATCTTCATTTTTCTGACTTCATTGTAGAATATGAAGCTTCAACCTAGGTTGAATGTCAAGGGTCCCAGTGAACTCGTGAAATCGACGTGCGGCCGGATTGACCTGCGGGACCACACCGGTTCCGTCGTCCTCGACGTCCCTAAGCTCCCTTGCGGCGGGTCTGCATGTCGAAGGGTCGAAGTGCCGAATAACGATGTGCCGCTCCCGGCCAGTGACGGGTACATTGGGGCGAAGATGGACATACGGCCTTGGCACCGGTTCTACGACAGCGGGGTGCCGACGAGTCCTAGGTTC
This genomic interval carries:
- a CDS encoding MerR family transcriptional regulator is translated as MKIGELAERTGLSSSTLRYYESRGLLPATRRTEAGYREYDDGSIERVETVLAAKRLGFSLVEIRRMLNVAEEPDRCETISLFAKARVRSIKEAIARMTEIERLLTERLDACARGQRSESGPCPIITGRSQEDFMEEQMTNSKITIYSATCGLCEEAARIVRDAVAPCGCSVEVKPVDSDEARALGVKSAPTIVRDGKIVFCGRPTSEEAIEALRRSA